One part of the Pirellulales bacterium genome encodes these proteins:
- a CDS encoding IS1595 family transposase has product MDTKSLPKTLVEAIRHFSDPQVCHDFMVSMRWSNGEVTCPRCDCKKVGFIKTRRTWQCKGCQKQFSVKLGTIFEDSPLGMDKWLPAVWLIANSKNGVSSHELARSLGVTQKTAWFMLHRIRLAMQTGSFNKFLAGEVEVDETFIGGKARNMHPGKRKAKGTGTVGKAVVMGLLERHGEVRTKVMPNTKRRSLQPEVRANVYRGAEVFTDALKSYEGLSDEYAHQVIDHAECYVDGKIHTNGLENFWSLLKRGIKGTYVSVQPFHLFRYLDEQTFRFNKRQGNDCSRFLEAMIGIIGKRVTFKELTATEG; this is encoded by the coding sequence ATGGATACCAAATCGCTACCGAAAACGCTGGTCGAGGCCATCCGACATTTCTCTGATCCGCAGGTTTGCCATGACTTCATGGTATCAATGCGATGGTCGAATGGCGAAGTGACTTGTCCCCGCTGCGACTGCAAAAAGGTCGGTTTCATCAAGACTCGCCGCACTTGGCAGTGCAAGGGATGCCAGAAGCAGTTCAGCGTAAAGCTGGGCACGATCTTCGAGGATAGCCCGCTTGGAATGGACAAGTGGCTCCCGGCCGTCTGGCTAATTGCGAACAGCAAGAATGGCGTAAGCAGCCATGAGCTTGCTCGGTCGTTGGGTGTCACGCAAAAGACAGCTTGGTTCATGCTACACCGGATTCGCCTTGCAATGCAGACCGGATCGTTCAATAAGTTCCTGGCTGGCGAAGTGGAAGTTGACGAGACGTTTATCGGCGGTAAGGCCCGCAACATGCATCCGGGCAAGCGCAAGGCCAAGGGCACCGGGACCGTCGGCAAGGCTGTGGTAATGGGGCTGCTGGAGCGGCACGGCGAAGTTCGCACGAAGGTCATGCCCAACACAAAGCGTCGTTCGTTGCAGCCGGAAGTGCGAGCAAATGTCTATCGGGGAGCGGAGGTGTTCACCGATGCCCTCAAATCGTACGAGGGGCTAAGCGACGAATACGCCCATCAGGTGATCGACCATGCAGAGTGCTACGTCGATGGCAAGATTCATACGAATGGCCTGGAGAACTTCTGGTCGCTGCTCAAGAGAGGCATCAAGGGCACTTATGTCAGCGTCCAGCCATTCCACCTATTCCGCTACCTGGACGAGCAAACTTTCCGATTCAATAAGCGACAAGGCAATGATTGCAGTCGCTTCCTAGAGGCCATGATCGGTATCATTGGCAAGCGAGTCACGTTCAAAGAACTAACTGCCACGGAAGGCTAG
- a CDS encoding CehA/McbA family metallohydrolase — translation MQRRHFVPVALAWLAITFVCATSPSVSPAAEVVRLSQETWDDAAPQGKEVDCIYGDWMLRNDRVVAVIAEAIAKRNANMTVRNVRGSVIDLTARNDQNDQLSAYYPLNAQYELVGPLASDGTLLEKAPVGQEKEATLMFRGPAADKLSTAEVTYVLPEGARWLKIITRVTSTSDKPLELSIGDAIRADGEFDFGRVDDLGLFWAYDSFWRQAYGAVILDPAWRFVPNATKRGEHPELRIASASTAAPLAPGEIRETVRYLFPAANTLDVLAIARELRGESLLKVELSVNDSQGAVDGAEIQVKTAAGEPIAHGRTDAKGQLSTRLPAGSYQVVASALGRGEKAVTLDAARDVRQSIELPTAGYVVAKIVGLGGAETACKVQFRGRNGTADPNFGPDSAIHGVRNLYYSQDGKFRVPLDPGEYDVILSYGPEFDAVFTTVSVERGKDTPLTAELKRTVDTKGWLSADFHSHSTPSGDNTSSQRGRVLNLLAEHIEFAPCTEHNRITVYDPHLEFFAARQKMLSCPGMELTGRPLPINHQNAFPLTPHPRTQDGGAPLSDIDPVVQIERLAMWENGSDKLVQINHPNIVQMVADRDLDGSADGGFEKMFSFMDVVEVHPLDTIFSQPTKLPTEREEGNRIFHWLQLLNLGYRVPGVVNTDAHWNFHGSGGMRNFIKSSTDDPAQASVPTLVHTCEHGNIMMTNGPFLEVQAKADQGNDTAAVGEDLAAPGGKLHLQVRVQCPNWLEVNRVQVFVNGKPEPKWNYTRRTHPDKFHQATVVFAEDLPIALEADAHLIVACAGEGKEVGPIMGPYFGKIMPTAVGNPIFVDIAGDGFQPNGDMLGLPLPLEPGFKPSKPHQHKH, via the coding sequence ATGCAGCGACGGCATTTTGTTCCCGTGGCGCTAGCCTGGCTGGCCATCACCTTTGTTTGCGCCACCTCTCCAAGCGTCTCGCCGGCGGCCGAAGTGGTACGTCTTTCGCAAGAGACATGGGACGATGCCGCGCCGCAAGGCAAGGAAGTCGACTGCATCTATGGCGACTGGATGCTGCGCAACGATCGCGTGGTGGCGGTCATCGCCGAGGCCATTGCCAAGCGCAACGCGAATATGACGGTCCGCAACGTGCGCGGGTCGGTGATAGATCTCACAGCGCGCAACGATCAAAACGATCAGCTCAGCGCTTACTACCCGCTCAACGCTCAATACGAGTTGGTGGGGCCGCTGGCCAGCGACGGAACCCTACTCGAAAAAGCGCCTGTCGGTCAGGAAAAAGAGGCAACGCTGATGTTTCGCGGTCCGGCAGCCGACAAGCTGTCGACCGCGGAGGTAACCTACGTCTTGCCTGAGGGGGCCCGTTGGCTGAAGATTATCACGCGCGTGACGAGCACCAGTGATAAGCCCCTGGAACTGAGCATCGGCGACGCCATTCGCGCCGACGGCGAATTTGATTTTGGCAGGGTAGACGATCTTGGTCTGTTTTGGGCCTACGATTCGTTTTGGCGGCAGGCTTATGGCGCTGTGATCCTCGATCCGGCCTGGCGATTCGTGCCCAATGCGACCAAACGCGGCGAACACCCCGAATTGCGGATCGCCAGTGCGTCAACGGCGGCACCGCTTGCGCCGGGCGAAATCCGCGAAACGGTTCGCTACCTGTTTCCCGCCGCTAATACGCTGGATGTCTTGGCGATCGCGCGGGAGCTGCGCGGCGAGTCGCTGCTGAAGGTGGAGCTTTCGGTCAATGATTCTCAGGGCGCTGTTGACGGTGCGGAGATCCAGGTAAAAACGGCTGCTGGCGAACCTATCGCGCACGGCCGTACCGATGCCAAAGGCCAGTTGTCGACGCGATTGCCAGCCGGGAGCTATCAGGTAGTTGCGAGCGCTCTAGGACGGGGCGAGAAAGCTGTGACCTTGGATGCCGCGCGGGATGTTCGCCAAAGCATCGAACTGCCAACCGCGGGCTACGTGGTCGCCAAGATCGTCGGCCTGGGCGGTGCGGAAACGGCCTGCAAGGTGCAGTTTCGCGGTCGCAACGGCACGGCCGATCCTAACTTCGGGCCGGACAGCGCGATTCACGGAGTGCGCAATCTCTATTATTCGCAGGATGGCAAATTTCGCGTCCCTCTCGATCCGGGCGAGTACGACGTGATTCTCAGCTATGGACCAGAATTCGACGCGGTCTTTACCACCGTTTCTGTCGAGCGCGGTAAAGACACGCCGCTGACCGCCGAGCTGAAACGCACCGTCGACACCAAGGGCTGGCTCAGTGCCGACTTCCATAGCCACTCGACCCCGTCGGGCGACAATACGTCGAGCCAGCGTGGGCGGGTCCTGAATCTGCTGGCCGAGCATATCGAGTTCGCGCCCTGCACGGAGCATAACCGCATCACGGTGTACGACCCGCACCTGGAGTTTTTTGCCGCACGGCAAAAAATGCTGAGCTGTCCGGGCATGGAGCTTACGGGCCGACCGCTGCCGATCAATCATCAAAACGCGTTTCCGCTGACTCCTCATCCGCGCACACAAGACGGCGGTGCGCCGTTGTCGGACATCGATCCGGTCGTGCAGATCGAGCGGTTGGCGATGTGGGAGAATGGGTCGGACAAGCTGGTGCAGATCAATCATCCGAATATTGTGCAAATGGTCGCCGACCGTGATCTGGATGGTTCTGCCGACGGCGGCTTCGAGAAGATGTTCAGCTTCATGGACGTCGTGGAAGTGCATCCGCTCGATACGATCTTCTCGCAGCCGACGAAGCTACCGACCGAGCGCGAGGAGGGGAATCGCATCTTTCACTGGCTGCAGCTGCTGAACCTCGGCTACCGCGTGCCGGGCGTGGTGAACACCGACGCGCATTGGAACTTTCACGGATCCGGCGGCATGCGTAATTTTATAAAGTCTTCGACTGACGATCCGGCACAGGCGTCGGTGCCGACGCTCGTGCACACCTGCGAGCACGGCAACATCATGATGACCAATGGGCCGTTTCTAGAAGTGCAAGCCAAGGCTGACCAGGGGAACGACACCGCCGCGGTTGGCGAGGACCTGGCCGCGCCGGGCGGCAAGCTGCACTTGCAGGTGCGCGTGCAGTGCCCCAACTGGTTGGAGGTGAATCGGGTGCAAGTATTCGTCAACGGCAAGCCAGAGCCGAAATGGAATTACACTCGGCGCACGCATCCCGATAAATTCCACCAGGCCACCGTCGTCTTCGCCGAGGATTTGCCGATCGCGCTCGAAGCCGATGCCCACTTGATCGTCGCCTGTGCTGGCGAAGGGAAAGAAGTGGGCCCGATCATGGGTCCGTACTTCGGCAAAATCATGCCCACGGCGGTAGGCAACCCAATCTTTGTCGACATCGCGGGTGACGGCTTTCAGCCAAACGGCGATATGCTGGGCTTGCCTTTGCCGCTTGAGCCCGGGTTCAAACCCTCGAAGCCGCATCAGCACAAGCATTGA